One Motilibacter peucedani DNA window includes the following coding sequences:
- a CDS encoding DUF4913 domain-containing protein, which produces MSADVPEVVLDDEEPERRAPTTLEEAGNRLVVVEQWLSDVDDLVGDLLQRQPAAPAAGVPPREPVAPRDEWVPLFGSLAEFVEGFFVVAFARTLGGPSGMWCAQWWDHAEAIMRLEALWRTFEAARLDPDKGMATWFAHHLDHHLPVLLSSSGPFGQCRPDEHRPPPPLPSLPAPEGWWEPMTHTYS; this is translated from the coding sequence GTGAGCGCCGACGTGCCGGAGGTCGTGCTCGACGACGAGGAGCCCGAGCGCCGAGCGCCGACCACCCTGGAGGAGGCCGGGAACCGGCTCGTCGTCGTCGAGCAGTGGCTCAGCGACGTCGACGACCTCGTGGGTGACCTGCTGCAGCGCCAGCCCGCCGCTCCAGCTGCTGGGGTGCCACCGCGGGAGCCGGTCGCGCCCAGGGATGAGTGGGTGCCGCTGTTCGGCTCGCTGGCCGAGTTCGTCGAGGGCTTCTTCGTCGTCGCGTTTGCCCGAACCCTGGGTGGTCCGTCCGGCATGTGGTGCGCGCAGTGGTGGGACCACGCCGAGGCGATCATGCGCCTGGAGGCGCTGTGGCGGACGTTCGAGGCCGCCCGCCTCGACCCTGACAAGGGCATGGCGACCTGGTTCGCGCACCACCTGGACCACCACCTCCCTGTGCTGCTGTCCAGCTCGGGCCCGTTCGGCCAGTGCCGGCCCGACGAGCACCGCCCGCCACCGCCGCTGCCTTCGCTGCCGGCCCCGGAGGGCTGGTGGGAGCCCATGACCCACACCTACAGCTGA
- a CDS encoding type IV secretory system conjugative DNA transfer family protein, with protein sequence MAATPTRTVAPAGAGAGVAGTWLFLGAFGLQVAASVALWVAGGVLEALWAHHHGHTNSWPGSWNPGPFSLLLALDMARHSAQHFATQWPHTDPAHLYSVAGAVLVVLVVPVAFVVSGFVRGSRRPADPGRLMARGADVEHLTRLHLARQVPRLRPSLAGVKLKDLSGSLVGWQLGRLQPGAGLLRGSWEDVALAFMAPRSGKTTAFAIPQLLEAPGAVVATSNKPDLLAATAELRAKQTGERVWVFDPQSIGRVVQTWWWNPLRAVINVEEADRLAGHFVGTVEDGTKRDIWGPAGRELLSGLLLAAAVSGGTMRDVYRWVNDETSPLPAQLLREAGYPVIASALDATRHRAEETRTSVFFTAQTAVSCLRNDAIMAWVNPPAAGSEIEEFHASTLPGSRQTLYLLSKDGGGSAAPLVTALTDRVLREAVQAAERSRGGRLDAPLLALLDEAANICRIGDLPQLYSHFGSRGIIPITILQSYPQGVGVWGESGMKALFGAATIKVIGSGTDDPAFAEDISRLVGDCDVEVISVSSGDGTRSRSRSVQQRRILSAAEIRALPKGRVIVLSTGSKPALLHSAPWYSGPRKDEITAALARSNTEIEAASLEGRQARIPDPAWHARSVGATTTAGASS encoded by the coding sequence ATGGCCGCGACCCCGACCCGCACGGTCGCCCCGGCGGGCGCCGGCGCTGGCGTCGCCGGCACCTGGCTGTTTCTCGGCGCGTTCGGGCTGCAGGTCGCCGCGTCCGTTGCGCTGTGGGTCGCCGGCGGCGTCCTCGAGGCTCTCTGGGCGCACCACCACGGGCACACCAACTCATGGCCGGGCAGCTGGAACCCCGGCCCGTTCTCCCTATTGCTCGCCCTCGACATGGCCCGCCACTCCGCGCAGCACTTCGCGACGCAGTGGCCGCACACCGACCCGGCCCACCTCTACTCCGTGGCCGGCGCTGTGCTGGTCGTTCTGGTGGTGCCGGTCGCCTTCGTCGTGAGCGGCTTCGTGCGCGGGTCGCGCCGCCCCGCCGACCCGGGCCGACTCATGGCCCGCGGCGCCGACGTCGAACACCTCACCCGCCTGCACCTGGCCCGCCAGGTCCCGCGGCTGCGCCCGTCGCTGGCCGGGGTGAAGCTCAAAGACCTGTCCGGGTCGCTGGTCGGCTGGCAGCTCGGACGCCTGCAGCCCGGCGCAGGACTGCTGCGCGGCTCCTGGGAAGACGTCGCGCTCGCATTCATGGCCCCGCGCTCGGGCAAGACGACCGCCTTCGCGATCCCCCAGCTCCTCGAAGCGCCCGGCGCGGTGGTCGCCACCTCCAACAAGCCGGACCTGCTCGCCGCCACCGCCGAACTCCGCGCCAAGCAGACCGGGGAGCGGGTGTGGGTGTTCGACCCGCAGTCCATCGGCCGGGTCGTGCAGACCTGGTGGTGGAACCCGCTGCGCGCGGTGATCAACGTCGAGGAAGCCGACCGGCTCGCCGGTCACTTCGTCGGCACCGTCGAGGACGGCACCAAGCGCGATATCTGGGGCCCCGCCGGCCGGGAGCTGCTCTCGGGGCTGCTGCTCGCCGCCGCGGTGTCGGGCGGCACGATGCGCGACGTCTACCGCTGGGTCAACGACGAGACCTCACCTCTGCCGGCGCAGCTGCTGCGGGAGGCCGGCTACCCGGTCATCGCGAGTGCCCTGGACGCTACCCGGCACCGCGCGGAGGAGACCCGCACCAGCGTGTTCTTCACCGCGCAGACCGCGGTGTCCTGCCTGCGCAACGACGCGATCATGGCGTGGGTCAACCCGCCCGCCGCGGGTTCGGAGATCGAGGAGTTCCACGCCTCGACGCTGCCCGGGTCCCGGCAGACGCTCTACCTGCTGTCCAAGGACGGCGGCGGCTCCGCCGCCCCCCTGGTCACGGCGCTGACAGACCGGGTGCTGCGCGAGGCGGTGCAGGCCGCGGAACGCTCCCGCGGCGGGCGCCTCGACGCACCGCTGCTCGCGCTGCTCGACGAGGCCGCGAACATCTGCCGCATCGGGGACCTTCCCCAGCTCTACAGCCACTTCGGCAGCCGCGGCATCATCCCCATCACGATCCTGCAGTCCTACCCGCAGGGCGTCGGGGTGTGGGGCGAGTCCGGCATGAAGGCGCTGTTCGGCGCGGCGACCATCAAGGTGATCGGCTCCGGCACCGACGACCCAGCCTTCGCCGAAGACATCTCCCGCCTGGTCGGCGACTGCGACGTCGAGGTCATCTCCGTGTCCTCCGGCGACGGGACGCGCTCCCGCTCCCGCTCGGTGCAGCAGCGCCGCATCCTCTCGGCTGCCGAGATCCGCGCCCTGCCCAAGGGCCGGGTCATCGTGCTGTCCACCGGCTCGAAGCCGGCGCTGCTGCACTCCGCGCCCTGGTACTCCGGCCCGCGCAAGGACGAGATCACCGCAGCGCTCGCGCGCAGCAACACCGAGATCGAGGCGGCGTCTCTGGAAGGTCGGCAGGCGCGCATCCCCGACCCGGCCTGGCACGCGCGCAGTGTCGGTGCCACGACGACCGCGGGCGCGTCGTCGTGA
- a CDS encoding SCO6880 family protein, giving the protein MTTTTTGTENPVRTYGNWAVPVSPGLFGLGTLGTVLIFVGLAATVLVQLGRGWVWAGVVLVLFLLVIGGIAKKNRAGRNVWQTSTTRVAWWRGKRKRQHLYLAGTVAPVAFGAARLPGLLARSELFLAQSSTGEHFALLSMPSARHYAVVLRCEPEGSQLVDQDTVDTWVALFGRFLADLAHEPGLEACSVTVETAPDPGTRLAAEIHRQIDPSSPALAQAMLREAAATFPSGSASVRAWVTLTFTARRSATVEDETPLRKGRRAKVSKDAQAVLDLTALERGHDPAAGTDDEDLPSMLPAPAAKPKGVRTAREMAEQIGQRLPGLVAQLRGTGAGAVRAMTPTELAETVRVAYDPAAALALEQAHAAGEDSGVTWETAGPMAQVESWGALRHESAASITWAAISPPAGAVQSSVLGRLLAPHPGLSRKRVTFVYRPFDPATAARIADEAVKTANTVATARRGQPGAADTLALSAARQTAAEQAAGAGLVRQAVLVTATVDDPAQLPAAAEAVDQLGGASRLRLRRCYGSQAASFAAALGVGVVLPKHVVMPDVFRNAL; this is encoded by the coding sequence ATGACCACCACCACAACCGGCACCGAAAACCCCGTCCGCACCTACGGCAACTGGGCAGTGCCGGTGTCCCCGGGCCTGTTCGGGCTCGGCACCCTCGGCACCGTCCTGATCTTCGTCGGGCTCGCTGCCACGGTGCTGGTGCAACTGGGCCGCGGGTGGGTGTGGGCCGGTGTCGTTCTGGTGCTGTTCCTGCTCGTCATCGGTGGCATCGCCAAGAAGAACCGGGCGGGGCGCAACGTGTGGCAGACCTCGACGACGCGGGTGGCGTGGTGGCGTGGGAAGCGCAAGCGTCAGCACCTCTACCTCGCTGGCACGGTCGCACCGGTCGCGTTCGGTGCCGCCAGGCTCCCGGGCCTGCTGGCCCGCTCCGAGCTGTTCCTCGCGCAGAGCTCCACGGGGGAGCACTTCGCGCTGCTCTCGATGCCCTCGGCCCGGCACTACGCGGTGGTGCTGCGCTGCGAGCCCGAGGGCTCCCAGCTGGTCGACCAAGACACCGTCGACACCTGGGTGGCGCTGTTCGGCCGGTTCCTCGCCGACCTCGCCCACGAGCCGGGTCTCGAGGCGTGCTCGGTGACGGTAGAGACGGCTCCCGATCCTGGCACCCGGTTGGCGGCGGAGATTCACCGGCAGATCGACCCGTCCTCGCCGGCGCTGGCGCAGGCCATGCTCCGCGAGGCCGCGGCCACGTTCCCGTCCGGCTCCGCCTCCGTGCGCGCGTGGGTGACCCTGACCTTCACCGCCCGTCGCTCCGCGACCGTCGAGGACGAGACGCCGCTGCGCAAGGGGCGCCGGGCGAAGGTGTCCAAGGACGCGCAGGCGGTCCTCGACCTCACGGCACTGGAGCGCGGTCATGACCCGGCTGCGGGCACCGATGACGAGGACCTGCCCTCGATGCTGCCCGCTCCGGCGGCGAAGCCGAAGGGCGTACGGACGGCGCGGGAGATGGCCGAGCAGATCGGGCAGCGCCTCCCGGGCCTGGTCGCGCAGCTGCGCGGCACGGGCGCCGGCGCGGTGCGGGCGATGACCCCGACCGAACTCGCGGAGACCGTACGGGTCGCTTACGACCCGGCCGCCGCGCTCGCGCTGGAGCAGGCGCACGCCGCCGGTGAGGACTCAGGAGTCACGTGGGAGACCGCGGGGCCGATGGCGCAGGTCGAGTCGTGGGGGGCGCTGCGCCACGAGTCCGCAGCCTCGATCACCTGGGCGGCGATCAGCCCCCCGGCCGGTGCCGTGCAGTCCTCGGTCCTCGGGCGGCTGCTCGCCCCGCACCCCGGCCTGTCGCGCAAGCGCGTCACGTTCGTCTACCGGCCCTTCGACCCGGCGACCGCCGCCCGGATCGCCGACGAAGCCGTCAAGACCGCGAACACCGTGGCCACTGCTCGCCGCGGGCAGCCGGGCGCCGCCGACACCCTCGCCCTGAGCGCTGCGCGCCAGACGGCCGCGGAGCAGGCCGCCGGCGCCGGTCTCGTGCGGCAGGCGGTCCTGGTGACCGCGACCGTAGACGACCCCGCCCAGCTCCCGGCCGCCGCGGAGGCGGTTGACCAGCTCGGCGGCGCGTCGCGACTGCGTCTGCGCCGCTGCTACGGCTCCCAGGCCGCCTCGTTCGCCGCCGCCCTCGGCGTCGGTGTCGTGCTCCCCAAGCACGTCGTCATGCCCGACGTGTTCCGCAACGCCCTCTAA
- a CDS encoding helix-turn-helix transcriptional regulator, translating into MSDEGESQPQGPPPPRVRSLSEKLDLLFREIHPSGRGEFSYREVAEGIEKAGGPSTSHTYLWQLRTGKRTNPTMQHLEAIAGFFRVPLAYFVDDATADQVNRELSLLAALRDAKISSVALRLAELSPEGVDAITRMVDEISAAESAGETPPDRRSRGPEVPRQDRA; encoded by the coding sequence GTGTCGGACGAGGGCGAGTCGCAGCCGCAAGGCCCACCGCCCCCTCGTGTCCGCTCCCTCTCCGAGAAGCTGGACCTCCTGTTCCGAGAGATCCATCCCTCCGGGCGCGGCGAGTTCAGCTACCGCGAGGTCGCCGAGGGCATCGAGAAAGCTGGCGGCCCCTCCACGTCGCACACGTACCTGTGGCAGCTCCGCACCGGCAAGCGCACAAACCCGACGATGCAGCATCTAGAAGCGATCGCGGGGTTCTTCCGCGTCCCTCTCGCCTACTTCGTCGACGACGCGACCGCAGACCAGGTCAACCGGGAGCTGTCGCTGCTCGCGGCGCTGCGCGACGCCAAGATCAGCTCCGTCGCGCTGCGGCTGGCGGAGCTGTCGCCCGAGGGCGTCGACGCGATCACGCGCATGGTCGACGAGATCAGCGCCGCGGAGTCAGCCGGTGAGACTCCACCCGACCGCAGGTCGCGCGGACCCGAAGTGCCACGGCAAGATAGGGCATAA
- a CDS encoding MAB_1171c family putative transporter, translating to MRYAEHLAGDLPPIIICACALYRVPSTLRRDATPALRALGGLIFWLAAGMTLLSPPVYRLVDRTLHVPNISALLGEAAGLILVWPGRNMLLYEEHPVEKARAISRRRYWGLPPMLLLSLGMWWISRGPTSDPAYLVHSGTSPAAVGYLCVARSGVIVGALDCFRWCLHYSRRTQADLRVGLAAMSFAGGLALLMVTYESTYYVAGLVGRDLAPWGSAELIMRGIIGVSTSMLALGLALPTWWTRSGTALRRWRALRDLRPLWVDVTAAVPTVVRPVSRWSPELALHRRVVEIRDAQLALRRHAQPLAPAALAVARERGLDDEVQQAFVEATVTAGAVLAKRAGLESRSASGSLAVVHGGASLQDETAWLVQVAQQYAEAKALASARLSLADHPEPQPAR from the coding sequence ATGCGGTACGCCGAGCACCTGGCCGGTGACCTACCGCCGATCATCATCTGCGCGTGCGCCCTGTACCGGGTGCCCTCGACCCTGCGCCGCGACGCGACACCCGCCCTTCGCGCGCTAGGCGGCCTGATCTTCTGGCTGGCCGCAGGGATGACGCTGCTCTCGCCCCCCGTGTATCGCTTGGTCGACCGAACCCTTCACGTCCCTAACATCTCAGCGCTGCTCGGTGAAGCGGCAGGGCTGATCCTCGTCTGGCCGGGCCGGAACATGCTGCTCTACGAGGAGCACCCGGTCGAGAAGGCCCGCGCGATCAGCAGGCGGCGCTACTGGGGGCTGCCGCCCATGCTCCTGCTCAGCCTGGGCATGTGGTGGATCTCGCGGGGACCCACCAGCGATCCCGCCTACCTCGTGCACTCTGGCACGTCCCCTGCCGCCGTGGGCTACCTTTGCGTCGCCCGGTCGGGGGTCATCGTCGGTGCTCTCGACTGCTTCCGCTGGTGCTTGCACTACAGCCGAAGGACGCAGGCCGACCTTCGCGTCGGCCTGGCCGCCATGTCCTTCGCCGGCGGCCTCGCCCTGCTGATGGTGACCTACGAGAGCACCTACTACGTCGCCGGACTGGTGGGCAGAGACCTCGCACCCTGGGGCTCGGCGGAGCTCATCATGCGAGGCATCATCGGCGTGTCCACCTCCATGCTCGCGCTCGGTCTGGCCCTGCCGACCTGGTGGACGCGCAGCGGGACTGCGCTGCGCCGCTGGCGTGCCCTGCGCGACCTACGCCCCTTGTGGGTCGACGTCACCGCGGCCGTGCCCACCGTCGTTCGTCCCGTCTCCCGCTGGTCGCCGGAGCTGGCGCTGCACCGCCGAGTCGTCGAGATCCGGGACGCTCAGCTGGCGCTGCGCCGGCACGCGCAGCCCCTCGCACCCGCCGCGCTCGCCGTGGCGCGGGAGAGAGGTCTCGACGACGAGGTACAGCAGGCCTTCGTCGAAGCGACCGTCACAGCCGGCGCGGTCCTCGCCAAGCGGGCGGGGCTCGAGAGCAGGTCGGCCTCGGGCTCACTCGCCGTGGTGCACGGCGGCGCCAGCCTGCAGGACGAGACC